TCCGTGCGCCCGCAATAGACCAGCCGCCCATCCTCGCGGCGCTCGTATTTGTCGCCCGTGCGGGTCCAGACCCCTTCGAAGGTCTCACGCGATTTGTCGCGCTGGTTCCAGTAACAATGTGCGGCGGACGCCCCGTTGACCAAGAGTTCCCCCACTTCTCCAACGCCCACCTCTGCGCCGCTTTCGTCGACCAGACGCAATTCGTATCCCGGCACCGCAACCCCCGAAGTGCCATAGACGATATCGCCCGGCCCGTTGCTCAGGAAAATGTGCAGCATCTCGGTTGATCCGACACCATCCAGAATGCCCACTCCCGTATGCGCCTCCCACCGTTTGCCCACATCTTCGGGCAATGCCTCACCTGCCGAGATGCAGGTGCGCAATGGCGCATCGGGCGCACCAGTTTGATCCATCTGTGCGACCATCGCCGCATACAGTGTCGGCACCCCGCAGAAGATCGTCGGCCGATGCGCGGCAATTGTTTCGATCATGTCCGGCGGCGTGGGCCGACCGGTGAACAGCACCGTGCTGGCCCCGACAGACAGCGGAAAGGTCATCGCATTGCCCAGCCCATAGGCGAAAAAGAATTTGGCGGCTGACAGCACCACGTCATCCTCGGCAATACGCAGCACCTTGGCACCGTAGGTGTCTGCCGTGGCCTTCAGGGCGGAATGCACATGCGCAACGCCCTTTGGCTGCCCGGTAGAGCCCGACGAATATAGCCAGAATGCCACCTCGTCGGCACTGACGGCCATGGTGTCTTGGGCGGGGGCATCGCGCATGAAGTCATCGAAACCCTGCGTGTCCTCCGGCGCATCGCCAATCATAACCACCTGCCGCAGATAGGGATTGCCTGCGACCGCAGGGGCAACCACGGGCCAAAGCGCCTCTGACACGAACAGGACCGCCGCGCGGCTGTCGCGCAGGATCGCGTCATAAACCGGCGTGGCCAACAGCGTGTTGAGCGGGACCGGCACCACGCCGGCCTTGATCGCGCCCCAGAAGATCTGTGGAAATTCGATCTGGTCCAGCACCAGCATCGCCGCGCGTTCCTCGGGCCGGATACCAGCGCGGGTCAACGCCCCCGCCACCTGCGCGGCACCTGCGGCCATGTCGCTGTAGCTCAGGCTGCGTCCGCTTTGTGCTTCCAAGAAGGCACGCTTGTCGCCGCGTCCTTCGTCCAGATGTCGATCCACAAAATAGGTGACAGCGTTGTTGTCGGTAGAAACCATGTAACCCCCCAGTATTTGCGCAACATTGTGCATCCCGCCCGCATATGCGCAACCGGCAGCACAAAAGGTTGCACTTTAATGCGCAGTGGTGATCCGGCTTTCGGTTTGCGGATCATAAAGCTGATCCACCAGATCGGCGCGGCGGCGCAGGAACTTGGGAAAGTTGATATTTCCCTTCGCGGTCGCCTCTCCCTCGGCCATGGAGGCCGGTTCAGACAAGACCAAGGCGCAGCTGACATGCGTGGATTGATCTGACTGCCCGGCCAACGCCGACAGACGCCGGCCCAGTTCTTCTTGCAACGGGGCGCAGGTGATTACGCCATCCGCCTCTGTCATAGTCCAGCCTTGCGCGGCAATCGCGGCGCGGTTGGGCAGGATCATCACCCCCACCTCGGACCGGTCCTCACCTGTTATCACCACGTCCTGCGCCAGGGGGGCCAGTGCCGCCAACACATCAAGGCGCAATTGCGAGGCCCGCACCCAAGTGCCGGTCATCAGTTTGAAGTTTTCGGAGATCCGCCCGTCAAACATCAGCCCGCGATCGGCATCTGCGGGGGCCACCAACTGCATAGCGTCGCCGGTGATGAAATAGCCCTCGCCGTCGAACGCCTCCTGCGTTTTTTCAGGGTTGTTCAGATATCCGGGCGTGACGTTGTCGCCTTTGACCCGCACATCAAAGCGGCCATCCCCGTCCGGCACCAGCTTGACCGTGCACCCCGGCATCGGCACGCCAACAAGCCCTGCCCCCTTGGCCGGCTCGTGGCTGATCATCACCCCCGGTGCGGTTTCGGTCAGCCCCCAAGAGGTGGTGATCAGGGGCAATTGCCCGCAAGTGTCCAACGCCAGTTGTTCCAAAGCCATCCAGATGTCCTGCGGCAGGGACGCGCCTGCGTAAAAGATCATATCGAGATCGGCAAAATAGGTCTCGCGCAACGCCTTATCCGCCTTTAGCGCCGTGACCAACTGGGCAAAACCAACAGGTACGTTAAAGCTTATGGTGGCCGAGATTTCGGCAAGGTTCTGGCGGGTCCGGTCAAACAGCCCCGGCGCAGGTTTGCCATCGTCCAGATGCATGCTACCGCCATTGGCCAGCACCAGATTGAAATTATACGAGCCGCCAAAGGTGTGATTCCACGGCAACCAATCGACCAACCGGGGCGGACGTTTGGCGAGGAACGGCAGGCAGGCCGCGACCTGTGCCTGATTGGTGGTCATCATTCGCTGCGTGGTCAGCACCCCTTTGGGATCGGAAGTGGAGCCGGAGGTGAGCAGGATCTTGGCCAACGTCTCGGGCGTCACCGCATCTGCCGCCGTCTGCACATCGCCGGTGCCGGGGCGCATCAGATCGGCCAGATCCGTCGCACCACTGCCCCCCGGCATCGACGATAGTTTTTCAACGCCCGCAAATATCTCCAGATCCAGCGCGGCTCCATATTGGGACGCATCCGATGCATAGACCAAACCGGGGCGCACCATGTCTGCGGCATGGATCAACCGCCCATGCGCGGCGGGGATCAGGGCGTATTGTTCGGCAACAGGCACCACTGGAATACCGACATATTGCGCCGCAAGGCTGAGCAAGGCGTGGTCAATGCTGTTGCCGGAGATGATCAAAACAGGCCGGTCCGGGCCTAGATCGCGGTTCAACAGGTGCCCCGCTATCGTCCGGACCATATCCCGCGCCGCGCCGTAGGTGACCTTGCGCCAGCCTGTCCCGGACCGTTCGGCCAGAAACAGGGCGTCGGGCGTTGCATCCGCCCATTGATCCAGCCAATCCCCTGTGCACCGCGCCACCGGCCCATGGGTATATCCGGACTGCAAGACAATTGCCCCATTCGCGCGATCCTCGCGCAGAACCTGATGTGGTTTCAGCCCCAAATGTGCCGTCATTGCAAACCTCCCTAAGCCTGCAAAATTGCAGGGCGGTTGATCCAGCGGCAGCTTTCCCGATGGCGGCCCGTCAGCCGGGCAGCAGGAACAATGTAATCGCGGGGAAAGCCACCAGAATGATAACGCGCAGGATGTCGGAGCCGACAAAATACATCACTGATTTGTAGGTCTCGGTCATCGGGGTCTCGCGGTCCATCGAGTTGATGATAAACAGGTTCATCCCCACCGGCGGCGTGATCAAACCAACCTCGACCACGATCAGCACCAGAATGCCGAACCAGATCGCCAGATGTTCCGGGCTCATCCCAAAATCCATCGCCGAAATCACCGGGAAAAAGATCGGCACGGTCAGCAGGATCATCGACAGGCTGTCCATCAGACAACCAAAGACCAGATAGAAGGCCAAGATTACGCAAAGCACCAACAGCGGGCTGAAGCCCTGTGTCACGACCCAATCGGCCATGAACTGCGGCACGCCCGACAGGGCAAGGAAGCCGTTGTAAAACGCCGCGCCCAGCACGATGAAAAAGATCATCGCCGTGGTCCGCGCTGTACCCAAAAGGCTGTCACCCAGCACTTTCCAGTTCAAACTGCCGGACACCAGCGCCACCAGCCCCGTGCCCATCGCACCAATGGCGGAGCCTTCGGTGGGTGTAAACCAGCCCAGATAGATGCCGCCAACCACCACGAGGAAGATCACCAGAACCGGCCATGTGTCGGCCAGGGCGCGAAACCTCTCGGCCATGGGGACCGCAGGACGGGTGCCTGCCGCATCCGGGTGCAGACGCACATAGATGGAAATGGTCAGAATATACCCCAGCGCCGCCAGAATGCCCGGTATGAACGCTGCGAGGAACAGCTTGGCGATATTTTGTTCGGTCAGGATGGCGTAGATCACCAAGATCACAGAGGGCGGGATCAGAATGCCCAGCGTGCCGCCAGCGGCCAGCGTCGCGGTGGAGAAACCACCCGAATAGCCATAGCGTTTCAACTCCGGCAGGGCGACCTTGGACATGGTCGCAGCCGTGGCCAGCGACGATCCGCAAATCGCACCAAACCCGGCGCAGGCACCGACAGCCGCCATGGCAACGCCGCCGCGGCGGTGACCAAGAAAGCTTTCTGCTGCTTTGAAAAGGGCCTGACTCATCCCGGACAGGGTCGCAAATTGCCCCATCAGCAAGAACATCGGAATGATGGTCAGCGAATAGCTGGAAAAGGTGGTGTAGGTCTCAGATTTCAGCTTGGCCAACAGCGGGGTCGGATTGCCGCCCATCGCCATATACCAGCCGCCAAATCCACACAGCAGCATAGCCAGACCAATCGGCGCGCGCAGAAACACCATGATCATCAGGATGGGAAAGGACCAAAAGCCCAATTCGAGGTTGGTCATTTCAATGTTCCCCATGCTCGGACGGCAGAATGCTGTGGTTCTGCACAGCCTCCAAAAGGCGCATCACCGCGCAATAGGCCGCAACAATGCAGGTCACGACGCCTGCAGCAAAGCTGGCCGCATAGGCCCACCAAACCGGAAACTGCAGGAACAACGTTGTCTCGCCATTGCCCATGTAGCGCTGCATCCCCTCGTACAGCCGCCAGATGATCAGCGCCAGCACGAGCGCCAGAACAATCTCCCAAAAGGCGGCAATCCAACGGTTCGCCCGGACCGGAAGAGCGGCGGTAAATACATCCACTGTCGCATGAGCGCCATAAAGCTGGCACAGCGGCAGGAAAGAAAAAATCGCAAAGGCGACGCCGGCCTCAAGCAGCTCGTAGCTGCCATTGATCTCACCAATGCCGAGATCAAGCAGGGCTTGGGAGAAGCCGGTCATCTTTTGCTGAAAGAAGTCATTGTGCAGCAGCTTGTTCACGGAGCGCCCAATGATCGACAGTGACGTTAGAACGATCAACACGATCAGCACAAACCCACCAGCCAAAGCGGTGAGGCGTGCAAGGGACTGGATCAGCCGGTGCATTGCTATTCTCTCAGTTCAGTAAAAAAGATCTGCGGCAGCAGGACTGCCGCAGATCTGTATTCATGCAAGGCGATTACTTATCGTAAGCGTCCATCAGCATTCTTGCTTCGTCGATCAGAGCCTGACCGTCGATGCCTTTAGACTTCATGTCTGCGATCCATTCGTCATAGATCGGCTGCGCCACATCGCGCCACGCCTGAACATCATCACCCGAAACTGTCACGATGGTGTTGCCACGATCCACGGCGGCCTGACGTGAAGGACCATCGGCATCGGACTGCGTGCCACCTGCAAAGATGGAGAATTCCAGACCGGAGTTGTCGTCGATCACCTTTTGCAGATCCGCTGGCAGACCCTCGTAGCGGTCCTTGTTCATCGCCAGAACGAAGGTCAGAACATAAAGGGCATTGCCTTCAAATTCGGTGTGGTAATCCACCAGCTCTGGCACTTTCAACGCGCCGGTCACTTCCCAAGGAATGGTTGTGCCGTCGATCACACCTTTGGACAGGCCTTCTGGCACGGCCGGAACCGGCATGCCCACGGGTGTGGAGCCCATTTTTTCCAGCAGCGAGTTCACAAGACGCGAACCACCGCGGATTTTCAGGCCTTCCATATCGGCAGGCGTGCGGACTTCCTTGTTGACGTGGATCATGCCGGGGCCGTGAACCCATGTGCCCAGAATATGCACATCTTTGAATTCACCGTCTTTCATGTGCTTTTCAAACATCTGCCAATAGGCCGAAGAGGCCGCGCGGGCGTTTGTCATCATGAACGGCAGTTCGAACACCTCAGTGCTGGGATAGCGGCCCGGCGTATAGCCAACCACGGTCCAGACGATGTCGGCCACGCCGTCGATCGCCTGGTCCATCAGTTCTGGTGGTTTGCCGCCCAGCTGCATGGAAGGATAGCGCTCAACCTTGATACGGCCGCCGCTGTCTTTTTCAACGTTGTCCGCCCAGACATCCAGCACCAGCTTGGGCACATTGGCCTGCGGTGGCAGGAATTGGTGCATGCGCAGCGTCACCTCCTGCGCCATTGCGGTTGTCGCCATCAAGGTTGCAGCAACAGCTGCCCCCGCCATACCCATCAGGGTTCTGCGAAAAATCATAGTGGTCTCCCTTTGTTATCCATCTGGCCCCGGTTGTACCGCGGTCCTGATTTTGCCGAAGTGCTGCTTGCACCCCCGGTTGTGCCTATAATCAATACCCGCTGGCCGCGATGACGCAAGCCAAGACAGGCAAAAACGCAATTTGTCACAGGTTTACCGGCCAAAACCGGCCCTTCCGACAGGACAAGTCGCGCACAGACAAAGCATTTTAGTGCAGATCATCCCAAGCCAGCGCCGCGCCGCAGTCAACGGCAAAGATAAATCTGCGCATTATAGTGCTTAGGTGCAGCCCTGAGCGGCATTGAAAAATAAGGGAGGAGATGGTGGCGTTACCTGGATTTGAACCAGGGACCTAACGATTATGAGTCGTTCGCTCTAACCAACTGAGCTATAACGCCATCCGCGCGTGAAGTAGGGCAGCCTCCGCTTGGCGTCAAGCCCAAAACCTCATCGAAAATTACATCAGTTTGCTGGCGCAGGCACCGCCGGGAATTTCCCGTTGCGGGCCGCGACGCACTGAGCTTCATCCAATTGCCCCGCTCGCGCCCAAATCTGGCCCAAAAAACCAAAGATACCAACTGTGACCAACTCCGGAGAGCGTCCATGCCAACCGATGCCAGCCTAACTTTCGCCGCCCCTCAAAAGACGGCACCAAGACCCGCCTTGGAAAAGGTCGGGCTGTGGCTGGCCCCTGCCGAGATTTTCCTCATTGTGTTGTCAGTGCTGACAGGCGCGCTCGCGGCAGTTCTGGCCTTTGCATTTGACCAGCAGGTCGCCTGGGCCGCGTTTCTTATCAGCTTTGCACCGGCCATCGGGTTGATTGGTCTGGGTGCATATATCCGTGTCAAAAAACAAATGCACCGTGCCGGATTGGCAGCGATTGGCGCGGGCATCTATATCGGGTTTTCCGGCGTCATCGCGATCTTGATCTATCTGCGGTTTCCGATCAGCACACCGTTGATCGACACAGACCTTATGCGTATCGACCAGTGGCTGGTTGGATATGACTGGGTCGGCTTCGTCGGCTTTATTGCGCAGTACCCAACTCTCGGCAAGATCCTTGGCTGGGTTTACAACACCTCACTGGGTCAGTTGTTCGTGGTGATCTTTGTACTGGGCTTGACGGGCCGCACCGTGCAATTGCACCGCGTTCTGGTGGCCGGCATTGTCTCGCTGCTGTTTGCTGTGGCGTTCTGGTGGGCTTGGCCCAGCATTGGCCCTTCCGCATATTTCACCTTGCCAACCTCCATCGAACAGGCGCTTGGGCTGGTCCACGGTCACGCCGAAGGCGGGCAGTTGTTGCGCATGACCCAGGAAGGCAATGCATTGATCGCCCCCGGTATGATCATGGGCACAATCGCCTTTCCATCATACCATACGGTGATGGTGTTTCTCGCGATCTGCTTCGTTCGGGGGACGATGATCTTTTGGCCGATGGTCTTGCTCAATATCGGGATGCTGCCCGCGATCCTGTCACACGGCGGGCATCACTTTAGCGATCTGTTGGGCGGATTTGCAGTGTTTGTCTTGGCGTGGCTGTTTGCCCGCTGGATTGTGCCGAGCAATGCGAAAGATCAAGCCGCAGAGGCGAACGCCTGATCAATGTGCAGGGGCGCTCACCGCGTCCAGCAGGCTGCGCCCGCCGTCGATCACCATCACTTCACCGGTCATAAAAGCAGAGCTTTCAGCGGCAAGAAATTGCACCGCTTCGCACAGTTCCGTTGGAGAGGCGATGCGCCCAAGCGGGGTATGATCGCGAATATCATCGCGCCACTCGCGGTTTTCCGCAACCGTGGCCCGCAAGCTCCCGCTCATCACCGATCCGAACGAGATCGCATTCACGCGAATCCGGTGCTGGGCCAGAACCAGCGCCATGGACCGCGTCATCTGCTGCACCGCGGATGCGGCGATGGCATAACCCATCAAGTCCGGCTGAATTTGCCGCGCCGCGATCGAGCTGAGATTGATGATAGAGCCGATTTGCCCCTCGGGCTGGTCCGCCTCTTGTTTGATCATGCGTTTGGCCACGAACTGCGTCAACCGCAGGGCCGTCATCAGGTTTTGATCCAGCAGCGTCGAAACAGAATCGTCTTCGACGTTAAGCGCATCTGTCGGCAGCAATTGCCGCGAGGCGTTCACCAGAATGTCGATCTGATCAAAAGCATCAATCGTTGCCGATACCAGATTGGCCACCGTCAGCCGCTGGCGCAGATCCCCTGCAAAGGTGCGGATATTGCCATCTTCCGGTTCATCCCCCAATTCGGCGATCAAACCTTTTTCATCCGCATCCGCACACATCACATTGGCGCCGTGGTCGGCCAGATGGCGGGCAATGGCCAGGCCGATCCCATTGGCCGCACCTGTCACAATGGCGGTTTTTCCAGAAACAGAAAAAGACATGAGGTGCCCCTTTTGGTGAAATCAGCGCCTTGGGCGCGATGGCCGCGTCGCGTGGAACAGCTTGAACCGCGCATCGCCGCCCATCTCTTCTACATGGGCGAAGCGTTTTTTCAACTCAACTTCATAAGGCAGGTGCCGGTTGGCGACCATCCACAGATGTCCCTGCGGCGACAAAATCCGCGCGGCAGCGGCGACAAAGGCCTGACCGATCTGCGGCTCTGCGGCGCGGCCCGTGTGAAAGGGCGGGTTCATCACAACCGTATCCATCCGGTGCGGCGGCTGCCAAGTGGTGGCATCCTCCCAATAGAACTTTGCACGGTCATCGGTGACATTGTGGCGCGCACATTCCAGCGCCATATGCCCCGCCTCAACCATATGCACAGAAGTCACTTCGGGCCGTGTGAGGACATGCGCGGAAAGAAAGCCCCAACCGGCCCCCAGATCCGCAACTTCTTTGCCCATTTTATCTGGCAGGGCATCTACCAGCAAAGCCGAGGCCAGATCGACCCCATCCGCAGAAAACACCCCCGGCGCGGTCCAGAACCCGCCATCGGTCTGCTCTGGTCCGGCCTCCCAATCGGCAAAACAATCGGCGGCAGGCGCGTCGATCCAGAACAATTTGCCATGCGCCTTGGAAATCGGGCCATGCACTGTCACCCGGCCGCGCATCTCACGAAAAATGGAATCGATACCATCGGTCTTTTGGCCATCTACAACGACCGGCCCGTCACTGAATGCGCAGGCCTGCGCAATCAAACTGCGGGCCTCTTGCTTGGCCCGAGGCAGGCAAACAACCGTCGCGGCAAAGCGCTCAGTTGGCGCATTGGCCACGGTATAGCCGCGGCTTTCCCATGCTGCGTAGAATGGTTTGAAATCATGCAGAATCTGGCACCGATCCATGTCGATCCCGTCAAGGTCGGCATCAACAGTCGGACGGAACACCCCGATCAGACCGTCCTGGGGCAGGTCCAATCCACCCCCACCCAGCGCCAGCTGCAATCGCGCGTCAATCACGCGCTATTCTTCCTTTTCCATCGTGCACTGCAACGGATGCTGATGCCGGCGGGCAAAATCCATAACTTGCGCCACTTTGGTTTCGGCAATCTCGTGGCTGAACACACCCACAACTGCCAGCCCCTTTTTGTGAACTGTCAGCATGATCTCGAAAGCCTGCGCATGATTGAGCCCAAAGAAACGCTCAAGCACATGCACAACGAATTCCATCGGTGTGAAATCGTCATTGAGCAGCATCACCTTGTACAAAGGCGGGCGTTTGGTCTTTGGCTTGGTCTTGGTCAGCAGGTCGGTCTGGCCGTCGTCATCGCCGGGCCGGTCTGCCATCATATGATCATCAAGGCGCATTGCTGCTCCTGAGTTGCTTCGAAACATTGGTGAGTCGTGTTGGCGTCTATATAACCTGCCACAGGCATTAGAAAAGAGGCAGAAGAAAATGACCACGCCGTTAACAGCCATCGGATTGGATGCCGATGACACGCTTTGGCACAATGAACGCTTCTTTGCGATGACTCAGGCCCATTTTGCCGAACTTCTGGCCGATCACAACGAGAAGGACCACTTGATGGACCGCCTCTTGGCGGCGGAGCGGCGCAATTTGCCGCATTACGGCTTTGGCATCAAAGGGTTCACCCTGTCGATGATCGAAACCGCGATTGAAGTGACAGAAGGAAAAGTGCCCGCAGATGTCATTGGCGAAATACTCGCGGCGGGGCGCGATATGCTGTCCCATCCGATTGAATTGCTGCCCCACGTCGAGACCACCCTGGCGACGCTGCGCGATGATTTCAAACTGATCCTGATCACCAAGGGCGATCTTCTGGACCAGTCGCGTAAATTGGCGCAATCGGGTCTGCGCGAGCATTTTGATGCCATCGAGATCGTTTCCCACAAGACCGCCGCCGAGTACCACGAAATTTTTACCCGGCTTGGCACGGGCGCGGATCAGGGTTTGATGGCGGGCAATTCCATGGCCTCGGATGTGGTGCCGATGATTGATGCGGGCGGATGGGGCGTGTTGATCCCGCATGGGCTGACCTGGGCGATTGAGCACGCCAAAGCCCCCGCTGACGCCCCACGATTTGCAGAGCTTGCTGATCTCGGCGCGCTACCCGATTTTATTTACGGTCTGACGCAGGCCTGATCAGGGCGATTCCGAACCCAAAAATCCGGGCCAAACGAA
This window of the Sulfitobacter mediterraneus genome carries:
- a CDS encoding benzoate-CoA ligase family protein, coding for MVSTDNNAVTYFVDRHLDEGRGDKRAFLEAQSGRSLSYSDMAAGAAQVAGALTRAGIRPEERAAMLVLDQIEFPQIFWGAIKAGVVPVPLNTLLATPVYDAILRDSRAAVLFVSEALWPVVAPAVAGNPYLRQVVMIGDAPEDTQGFDDFMRDAPAQDTMAVSADEVAFWLYSSGSTGQPKGVAHVHSALKATADTYGAKVLRIAEDDVVLSAAKFFFAYGLGNAMTFPLSVGASTVLFTGRPTPPDMIETIAAHRPTIFCGVPTLYAAMVAQMDQTGAPDAPLRTCISAGEALPEDVGKRWEAHTGVGILDGVGSTEMLHIFLSNGPGDIVYGTSGVAVPGYELRLVDESGAEVGVGEVGELLVNGASAAHCYWNQRDKSRETFEGVWTRTGDKYERREDGRLVYCGRTDDMFKVSGIWLSPFEVEGALVSHPQVLEAAVVAMRDSDGLEKPKAFIVLQSGEGSDTLEAELKDFVKEKIGKWKYPRWIEVVEDLPKTATGKIQRFKLREGA
- a CDS encoding feruloyl-CoA synthase, which gives rise to MTAHLGLKPHQVLREDRANGAIVLQSGYTHGPVARCTGDWLDQWADATPDALFLAERSGTGWRKVTYGAARDMVRTIAGHLLNRDLGPDRPVLIISGNSIDHALLSLAAQYVGIPVVPVAEQYALIPAAHGRLIHAADMVRPGLVYASDASQYGAALDLEIFAGVEKLSSMPGGSGATDLADLMRPGTGDVQTAADAVTPETLAKILLTSGSTSDPKGVLTTQRMMTTNQAQVAACLPFLAKRPPRLVDWLPWNHTFGGSYNFNLVLANGGSMHLDDGKPAPGLFDRTRQNLAEISATISFNVPVGFAQLVTALKADKALRETYFADLDMIFYAGASLPQDIWMALEQLALDTCGQLPLITTSWGLTETAPGVMISHEPAKGAGLVGVPMPGCTVKLVPDGDGRFDVRVKGDNVTPGYLNNPEKTQEAFDGEGYFITGDAMQLVAPADADRGLMFDGRISENFKLMTGTWVRASQLRLDVLAALAPLAQDVVITGEDRSEVGVMILPNRAAIAAQGWTMTEADGVITCAPLQEELGRRLSALAGQSDQSTHVSCALVLSEPASMAEGEATAKGNINFPKFLRRRADLVDQLYDPQTESRITTAH
- a CDS encoding TRAP transporter large permease; amino-acid sequence: MTNLELGFWSFPILMIMVFLRAPIGLAMLLCGFGGWYMAMGGNPTPLLAKLKSETYTTFSSYSLTIIPMFLLMGQFATLSGMSQALFKAAESFLGHRRGGVAMAAVGACAGFGAICGSSLATAATMSKVALPELKRYGYSGGFSTATLAAGGTLGILIPPSVILVIYAILTEQNIAKLFLAAFIPGILAALGYILTISIYVRLHPDAAGTRPAVPMAERFRALADTWPVLVIFLVVVGGIYLGWFTPTEGSAIGAMGTGLVALVSGSLNWKVLGDSLLGTARTTAMIFFIVLGAAFYNGFLALSGVPQFMADWVVTQGFSPLLVLCVILAFYLVFGCLMDSLSMILLTVPIFFPVISAMDFGMSPEHLAIWFGILVLIVVEVGLITPPVGMNLFIINSMDRETPMTETYKSVMYFVGSDILRVIILVAFPAITLFLLPG
- a CDS encoding TRAP transporter small permease; this translates as MHRLIQSLARLTALAGGFVLIVLIVLTSLSIIGRSVNKLLHNDFFQQKMTGFSQALLDLGIGEINGSYELLEAGVAFAIFSFLPLCQLYGAHATVDVFTAALPVRANRWIAAFWEIVLALVLALIIWRLYEGMQRYMGNGETTLFLQFPVWWAYAASFAAGVVTCIVAAYCAVMRLLEAVQNHSILPSEHGEH
- a CDS encoding TRAP transporter substrate-binding protein translates to MIFRRTLMGMAGAAVAATLMATTAMAQEVTLRMHQFLPPQANVPKLVLDVWADNVEKDSGGRIKVERYPSMQLGGKPPELMDQAIDGVADIVWTVVGYTPGRYPSTEVFELPFMMTNARAASSAYWQMFEKHMKDGEFKDVHILGTWVHGPGMIHVNKEVRTPADMEGLKIRGGSRLVNSLLEKMGSTPVGMPVPAVPEGLSKGVIDGTTIPWEVTGALKVPELVDYHTEFEGNALYVLTFVLAMNKDRYEGLPADLQKVIDDNSGLEFSIFAGGTQSDADGPSRQAAVDRGNTIVTVSGDDVQAWRDVAQPIYDEWIADMKSKGIDGQALIDEARMLMDAYDK
- a CDS encoding phosphatase PAP2 family protein, which produces MPTDASLTFAAPQKTAPRPALEKVGLWLAPAEIFLIVLSVLTGALAAVLAFAFDQQVAWAAFLISFAPAIGLIGLGAYIRVKKQMHRAGLAAIGAGIYIGFSGVIAILIYLRFPISTPLIDTDLMRIDQWLVGYDWVGFVGFIAQYPTLGKILGWVYNTSLGQLFVVIFVLGLTGRTVQLHRVLVAGIVSLLFAVAFWWAWPSIGPSAYFTLPTSIEQALGLVHGHAEGGQLLRMTQEGNALIAPGMIMGTIAFPSYHTVMVFLAICFVRGTMIFWPMVLLNIGMLPAILSHGGHHFSDLLGGFAVFVLAWLFARWIVPSNAKDQAAEANA
- a CDS encoding SDR family NAD(P)-dependent oxidoreductase — translated: MSFSVSGKTAIVTGAANGIGLAIARHLADHGANVMCADADEKGLIAELGDEPEDGNIRTFAGDLRQRLTVANLVSATIDAFDQIDILVNASRQLLPTDALNVEDDSVSTLLDQNLMTALRLTQFVAKRMIKQEADQPEGQIGSIINLSSIAARQIQPDLMGYAIAASAVQQMTRSMALVLAQHRIRVNAISFGSVMSGSLRATVAENREWRDDIRDHTPLGRIASPTELCEAVQFLAAESSAFMTGEVMVIDGGRSLLDAVSAPAH
- a CDS encoding class I SAM-dependent methyltransferase, which produces MIDARLQLALGGGGLDLPQDGLIGVFRPTVDADLDGIDMDRCQILHDFKPFYAAWESRGYTVANAPTERFAATVVCLPRAKQEARSLIAQACAFSDGPVVVDGQKTDGIDSIFREMRGRVTVHGPISKAHGKLFWIDAPAADCFADWEAGPEQTDGGFWTAPGVFSADGVDLASALLVDALPDKMGKEVADLGAGWGFLSAHVLTRPEVTSVHMVEAGHMALECARHNVTDDRAKFYWEDATTWQPPHRMDTVVMNPPFHTGRAAEPQIGQAFVAAAARILSPQGHLWMVANRHLPYEVELKKRFAHVEEMGGDARFKLFHATRPSRPRR
- the clpS gene encoding ATP-dependent Clp protease adapter ClpS, with product MRLDDHMMADRPGDDDGQTDLLTKTKPKTKRPPLYKVMLLNDDFTPMEFVVHVLERFFGLNHAQAFEIMLTVHKKGLAVVGVFSHEIAETKVAQVMDFARRHQHPLQCTMEKEE
- a CDS encoding HAD family hydrolase, which codes for MTTPLTAIGLDADDTLWHNERFFAMTQAHFAELLADHNEKDHLMDRLLAAERRNLPHYGFGIKGFTLSMIETAIEVTEGKVPADVIGEILAAGRDMLSHPIELLPHVETTLATLRDDFKLILITKGDLLDQSRKLAQSGLREHFDAIEIVSHKTAAEYHEIFTRLGTGADQGLMAGNSMASDVVPMIDAGGWGVLIPHGLTWAIEHAKAPADAPRFAELADLGALPDFIYGLTQA